TAGGGAGCCGGCTGCCCGTTAATAGTGGAGGGTCAGGCCAGCTCCCCACTTGTAGTCGCTGTCGTAGTTGGTGCTCAGCGACACGTACTTGCTGACCATGTAGCGGAAGGCGACGTTGTACTCCCGGTCCGTGTTCACCAGCAAATCGGCAAAGAAGTTGTTGCTCAGGGGCAGGTCGGTGCGCTCCAGCTGCAGGCGCACCTTGCCGTTGCTGTCCAGGCGCAGCTCCGAGCGCACCAGCAGCGGCAGCAGGTAGTACAGGCCCACGTCGAAGACGCGCCGGTTGTTTTTGGTGTTCCGCTCCCCTTCCGCCAGCAGCGTGCGGTTGTTGCGGTAATCGAAGCCGACGAAGGCGGCGAGAAACTGCCGGTTGTCGAGGTAGCGCAGCAGGTGGGTTTCGGTCTCGAAGTTGCCCTGGTAGTTCGCCCGGCCCTCGAATTCCAGCGCGTTGCGGTTATTGGAAAGGGTGGTCTCTAGAAAAGCGCCCTGCGAGTGCGCCATCAGGTCGGCCCAGAGGTAGGGCCGGTTGTCTTCCTTTTTCAGCTCCTTGTAGTCGGTGCGGGCGTACTGGTTCTGCGGGGTGCCTTCGTAGCTCACGATGCGGGCCATGCCGGCCATCATGTGGTAGAGGATGTGGCAGTGGAAAAACCAGTCCTGCTCCTCGTTGGCGTCGAACTCGATGGTGACCTTGCCCATGGACTGAATGTCGAAGGTGTGCTTCATCGGCGAGTAGGCGCCCTGGGCGTTGACGAGCCGGAAAAAGTGCCCGTGCAGGTGCAGGGGGTGGCGCATCATGGTGGTGTTGGTGAACGTCATGCGCACGTTCTCGCCCTTGCGGATGGGAATTTTGTCGGCCTCGGACAGGGTCTTGTTGTCGAACGACCACACGTAGCGCAGCATGTTGCCGGTCAGGGTCAGGTTGATTTCCCGCCACTGCTTGGTCGAGTCCAGCGTGGTGGGGTTAAGGGCCCGCAGCTGATTGTAGTTGAAGTCGCCGGCGCTGCCCCCATGCCACTCATTCCGGCCATGCCGCCCATGTCCATGCCCGCCATGCTGCCCGTGTCCTGCATGCTGCCCATGCTCTTGCCGGCTTTTTCCTGGGCATTTTCGGGTCGGTTCTGCGGCGAGGGCGCCGTGGTGGCGGGCGGCGCCCCGTGCTGCATGTCCATCCCCGGCATCGGCGAGCCACTAGCTGGCTTCTGGCCTGACATGTCCATGCCTTTCATTTCCCCACTGCCCTGCTGCTTGGTCATGCCGGCGCCGCCCATATTCATGCCGCTCATGCCCTCCATGCTGTTCATTTCGCGCATCATCTGGAAGTAGTTGATGCGGGGCAGGTCCGGCGCTTTCATCGGCTCGCCCGCCCCGA
The DNA window shown above is from Hymenobacter sp. J193 and carries:
- a CDS encoding multicopper oxidase domain-containing protein → MLRYVWSFDNKTLSEADKIPIRKGENVRMTFTNTTMMRHPLHLHGHFFRLVNAQGAYSPMKHTFDIQSMGKVTIEFDANEEQDWFFHCHILYHMMAGMARIVSYEGTPQNQYARTDYKELKKEDNRPYLWADLMAHSQGAFLETTLSNNRNALEFEGRANYQGNFETETHLLRYLDNRQFLAAFVGFDYRNNRTLLAEGERNTKNNRRVFDVGLYYLLPLLVRSELRLDSNGKVRLQLERTDLPLSNNFFADLLVNTDREYNVAFRYMVSKYVSLSTNYDSDYKWGAGLTLHY